Proteins co-encoded in one Pseudoliparis swirei isolate HS2019 ecotype Mariana Trench chromosome 7, NWPU_hadal_v1, whole genome shotgun sequence genomic window:
- the gna14a gene encoding guanine nucleotide-binding protein subunit alpha-14 isoform X2 — MRIIHGGGYTEEDKRNYAKLVYQNIYSSMQTMIRAMAALSISFTDAQNQSNANTILEVEVDKVEEFEQSNAAAVKSLWEDGGIQECYDRRREYQLSDSTKYYLADLERISQSSYLPDLQDILRVRVPTTGIIEYPFDMDNVIFRMVDVGGQRSERRKWIHCFENVTSIIFLVALSEYDQVLAECDNENRMEESKALFKTIITYPWFQKSSVILFLNKTDILGEKIVHSHVANYFPEFTGPKQDPKSAQEFILKMYQDQNPDKDKQVYPHFTCATDTENIRFVFVAVKDTILRHNLKEFNLV; from the exons ATGAGGATTATCCACGGAGGAGGATAcacagaggaggacaagaggaactACGCCAAGCTGGTGTACCAGAATATCTACTCCTCCATGCAGACCATGATCCGAGCCATGGCGGCGCTTAGTATTTCTTTCACTGATGCCCAGAACCAG AGCAATGCAAACACAattctggaggtggaggtggataaGGTGGAGGAGTTCGAGCAAAGCAACGCGGCGGCCGTCAAGAGTCTGTGGGAGGACGGGGGGATCCAGGAGTGCTACGACAGACGCAGAGAATACCAGCTGTCCGACTCCACCAAATA CTATCTCGCCGACCTGGAACGCATTTCTCAATCCTCTTATCTACCAGACCTGCAGGACATCCTCAGGGTCCGAGTGCCGACCACGGGAATCATTGAATACCCCTTTGACATGGATAACGTCATCTTCAG GATGGTGGATGTGGGGGGCCAGAGGTCAGAAAGGAGGAAGTGGATCCACTGCTTTGAGAACGTCACCTCCATCATCTTCCTGGTGGCGCTCAGCGAGTACGACCAGGTGCTCGCCGAGTGCGACAACGAG AACCGCATGGAGGAGAGCAAGGCTCTGTTCAAAACCATCATCACCTATCCCTGGTTCCAGAAGTCCTCCGTCATTCTGTTCCTCAACAAGACCGACATCCTCGGGGAGAAGATCGTTCACTCTCACGTGGCCAACTACTTCCCTGAATTCACAG GACCTAAGCAGGATCCGAAATCTGCTCAAGAATTCATCCTGAAAATGTACCAAGATCAAAACCCGGACAAGGACAAGCAGGTGTACCCTCACTTCACCTGCGCCACGGACACAGAAAACATCCGCTTCGTCTTCGTGGCCGTCAAAGACACCATCCTCAGACACAACCTGAAGGAGTTCAACCTGGTGTGA